A genome region from Cucumis sativus cultivar 9930 chromosome 4, Cucumber_9930_V3, whole genome shotgun sequence includes the following:
- the LOC101209202 gene encoding NADH dehydrogenase [ubiquinone] 1 alpha subcomplex subunit 1 has product MAGWRWLEAALPLGIIAGMLCVMGNAQYYIHKAAHGRPKHIGNDMWDVAMERRDKKLVENLSAASHS; this is encoded by the exons ATGGCAGGATGGAGATGGCTGGAAGCGGCACTTCCTCTCGGAATTATCGCCGGAATGCTTTGTGTAATGGGTAATGCTCAATATTACATTCACAAAGCCGCCCATGGCCGG cCTAAGCACATCGGTAATGATATGTGGGATGTTGCCATGGAACGCCGGGACAAGAAACTTGTTGAGAATTTATCCGCCGCTTCTCAtagttga